GGGCCTCGATCAGGGCATGGGCGGCTCCCACCACCGCAAAGCGCACCGAGACCTCCTTGGGTGCCTCCTCGACCGCGCCTTGGTCCGGCCCGACCAGTGCACGGAAGCGGGTCGCGCCCTTGGGGACCTCATAGATCAGCAGGGAGTTGGCGTGGGTTCCGATTCCCTCGCCGTAGGTCTTCCCCGCGAGGCGCAGGGGCTTGCCGACGATGCTCTTGTCTTTCTGGATGGTCCCAAAGCCCGTGGTCGCGGATAGTAGGACACAGTCATCGGCATCGCGCTCGGTGTTGTCGGGGAAGCCAAAGTGCGGCTCGACCCAGTCCGCCCAGTCGTGGTTGGCGTTGCCGTTGCCATCGGTGGCGGCCAGCACGAGAATCTCTGCGCCAGTGATATCCACATCGACTTGCTTTGCCCCGGAGCGCAGTAGTCCACTGTCGAAGAGCACCTTGCCCGTGCGCTTGGGGACACTGACCACACCCTTGTTGATCCGTAGCGTCTCCACCGGCGTGGGCCAGCTCTCGGTCAGGGTAGAGATCGCATCGGTGAGCTGCTCGGCGGAGAGGCGCTTGACCGCAGGGCCGGTGAAGACATAGCCGCTCGGCTTCTCTTTCGCCAGCCCCTGCGACGGCAGCTGATACGCGCGGCTCGTGGCGATCTGGGCCAGCGTGTGCTTGAGGTCGTAGCCGTGGGCCACAAAATCGCTCGCCAGCCAGTCCAGTAGCGCTGGGTTCCAGGGCTTGTGGTCCAGCTCGTCGTTGGGCTCGACCAGGCCGCGCCCCATGAGCTTGGTCCAGAGCCGGTTGACAACCGTCCGGGCGAAGCGGCCGTTGGCGGGCGAGGTCAGCGCCGCCGCGACTTGGGCGCGCCGGGTTGCCAGGGGCGCGTTGCCATCGACACTGCCCAGCTCGGGCCACAAAAACTTAGCGCTCGCCATGGTTCCCGTGGGCTTGTCGCAGCGCACCAGCTCCAGCGGGGTGTCTGAGAACGCCGTGGCCAGGCCGTAGGCATCGCGCAGCTTCCAGTTGCTGGTGAAGCTATCGTGGCACGATGCGCACTTGAGGTTCACGCCCAGAAACACCTGCCCGATATTCTGCGCCGCTTGGAGCGGGGGGCGCTGGCTGGCATTGACCACGCCACGCCAGACAATTCCTTTGATAAAACCCTCGGACTCCGGGCTTGGCGGGGCGACCAGCTCGCGCACAAACTGGTCGTAGGGCTTGTTGCTCTCCAGAGATGCATACAGCCAGCTCGTGATCTGGCTCCGGCCACCGTCGATATAGCCCGTCCCGACATAGTCGTTGCGGAGCGCATCGTTCCAGAAGGTCAGCCAGTGCTCGGTGTAGTTCTTCGTGTCGGCCAAGAGGCTCGCCACCAGCCGCTCACGCTTATCGGGGCGCGTGTCCAGCACAAACGCCGTGGTCTGCCGCGGCGACGGTAGCAGGCCCACTAAATCCAAGTACGCCCGCCGCACAAAGACCCGGTCGCTGACAATCGCTCCCGGCGCGACTTTCTTCGCCGCAAAGTACGGCGCGAGCAAGCGATCCACCGGGTTACCTTGGCCCGCGGGGACATTCACCGGCACCAGTGCCAATGGCGGTGTCCAGGCCGCGTCCTCGTTCTCCGCCGCGCCATCGAACGGCAGGCCCGCATCGATCCAGCGCCGGAGTGTCTCGACCTCGCTGGCCTTGAGGTGCGCCCCCTGCGGCGGCATCACCCCTTTCGCTACCAGCTCGATCAAATAGCTCTGCGCCCCCTTACCGGGCCGCGCGACCGGATGGGTCTTGCCGCCGGTGAGGATCGCCTCCCGGCTATCGAGCGAGAAGTCTCCCTGCTTGGCCCCGTTGCTATGGCACGACGAGCAGTTCTTCTTCAGGATCGGCAGCACATCGCGCTGGTACGAGACTGCCTTTTGCGTCGTCTGCACCTTCTGCGCGCCCAGCGCCATCACGCTCAGACCACCCAGCGCCAGCGCTCCCACAAGCCTACGAATCATGCTTGCTATGATACCGAAATTCTCCAAACAACACCGGGCCATGATAAAACAAATC
This genomic interval from Armatimonas rosea contains the following:
- a CDS encoding DUF1549 domain-containing protein gives rise to the protein MIRRLVGALALGGLSVMALGAQKVQTTQKAVSYQRDVLPILKKNCSSCHSNGAKQGDFSLDSREAILTGGKTHPVARPGKGAQSYLIELVAKGVMPPQGAHLKASEVETLRRWIDAGLPFDGAAENEDAAWTPPLALVPVNVPAGQGNPVDRLLAPYFAAKKVAPGAIVSDRVFVRRAYLDLVGLLPSPRQTTAFVLDTRPDKRERLVASLLADTKNYTEHWLTFWNDALRNDYVGTGYIDGGRSQITSWLYASLESNKPYDQFVRELVAPPSPESEGFIKGIVWRGVVNASQRPPLQAAQNIGQVFLGVNLKCASCHDSFTSNWKLRDAYGLATAFSDTPLELVRCDKPTGTMASAKFLWPELGSVDGNAPLATRRAQVAAALTSPANGRFARTVVNRLWTKLMGRGLVEPNDELDHKPWNPALLDWLASDFVAHGYDLKHTLAQIATSRAYQLPSQGLAKEKPSGYVFTGPAVKRLSAEQLTDAISTLTESWPTPVETLRINKGVVSVPKRTGKVLFDSGLLRSGAKQVDVDITGAEILVLAATDGNGNANHDWADWVEPHFGFPDNTERDADDCVLLSATTGFGTIQKDKSIVGKPLRLAGKTYGEGIGTHANSLLIYEVPKGATRFRALVGPDQGAVEEAPKEVSVRFAVVGAAHALIEARAALTTADAFTRALGRPNREQTVTQRQSVATTLQALELTNGPLLSARLKTGASTWLRHAGNGEDVLNGLYQTALSRPPTTTERATIRQAVGTKLTPEALEDILWALLMSPEFQLY